One genomic segment of Bombina bombina isolate aBomBom1 chromosome 4, aBomBom1.pri, whole genome shotgun sequence includes these proteins:
- the LOC128656816 gene encoding zinc finger protein 853-like, which translates to MSTKKKSSKQSVKTPSKEPPTDESAEDAKEVVVTERETRLQAEHEQLVTEQDGLRRRLEQLRQENEFLQEEAERTRVESQEYLSYMDKRSQRRQDTIVSLSDQNQRELDNISCQKKELESHFQMLEEKLREELLQREAELAKVMQEIEELQPMRELQKEQQLRIKELEEEVMATHGRHAQALLRVKSAFLHDKAKCQQDSQQQLDNLSKEAQDEARKALQEVSAKVKEENQQLRQELLHLIRRSRILQAHKKKLEQQNQQLLREQQCRSDLENIQHKRKILSISPAQ; encoded by the coding sequence ATGTCCACAAAGAAGAAGTCATCAAAACAATCAGTCAAGACTCCTAGTAAGGAGCCACCAACAGATGAAAGTGCAGAGGATGCAAAGGAAGTGGTGGTGACTGAACGAGAGACCCGTCTGCAGGCGGAGCACGAGCAGCTTGTGACGGAGCAGGATGGACTGCGACGAAGGTTAGAGCAGCTCCGGCAGGAGAATGAGTTCCTCCAGGAGGAAGCAGAGAGGACAAGGGTAGAAAGCCAGGAATATCTATCCTACATGGACAAGAGAAGTCAAAGACGTCAGGACACCATTGTTAGTCTTAGCGATCAAAACCAGCGGGAGCTTGACAACATCAGCTGCCAAAAGAAAGAACTTGAGTCTCATTTCCAAATGTTAGAGGAGAAGCTTAGAGAGGAATTGCTCCAGAGAGAAGCAGAGCTGGCCAAAGTCATGCAGGAGATAGAGGAGTTGCAGCCCATGAGAGAGCTTCAAAAGGAGCAGCAGTTACGCATCAAAGAACTAGAGGAGGAGGTGATGGCCACCCATGGGAGACACGCACAGGCCTTACTCAGGGTGAAGAGTGCCTTTCTCCATGATAAAGCAAAATGCCAGCAGGATTCCCAACAACAACTGGATAACCTGTCCAAGGAGGCCCAAGATGAGGCCAGGAAAGCATTACAGGAGGTGAGTGCCAAAGTCAAAGAGGAGAACCAGCAACTGAGACAGGAGCTGCTGCACCTGATCCGTCGCTCCCGCATCCTGCAGGCTCACAAGAAAAAGCTGGAGCAACAGAACCAGCAGCTACTAAGGGAACAGCAGTGCCGAAGCGACCTTGAGAATATTCAGCATAAGAGGAAGATTCTCTCCATTTCTCCAGCCCAGTGA